Proteins encoded by one window of Acidobacteriota bacterium:
- a CDS encoding cupredoxin domain-containing protein, whose translation MVVSETNSANMVASDSAFKVDFKTEPGQIQAGAPATLVFTVKDSKNAVVKDLQIVHEKPMHLLIVSKDLAEFYHIHPEPSADGSYRVQHTFPNGGDFKFYADFTPPNARQVVERIDVKVSGTERAKVALVADTKLEKSVDGVKVTMKPSAKIEAGQELTLDFAVFDAKTGKPATDLQNYLGELAHFVIISEDLVDFVHAHPIAKGEKMDGMKMDGDKKEKDHNADGHSHGADSKDPKKPSAYEVSAHTAFPRAGLYKLWAQFQRGGKVISVPFIVNVPAGSAKQVKAANVPAGATKITVSSKGYEPSSVSFVKGQPVKLAFYRADSENCGGEVVFAKQKIRKKLPVGETVLVEFTPTEAGEIAFACGMDMLRGKLIVVEQ comes from the coding sequence GTGGTTGTCAGTGAAACCAATTCCGCGAACATGGTCGCTTCGGATTCGGCCTTTAAGGTTGATTTTAAAACGGAGCCGGGCCAGATTCAGGCCGGTGCTCCGGCGACGCTGGTTTTTACTGTTAAGGACAGTAAGAACGCGGTCGTTAAGGATCTTCAGATCGTTCACGAAAAGCCGATGCACTTGCTGATCGTGTCTAAGGACCTCGCGGAGTTTTACCACATTCATCCCGAGCCGTCGGCCGATGGATCTTATCGAGTTCAGCACACGTTTCCGAACGGCGGCGACTTTAAGTTCTACGCCGACTTCACGCCGCCTAATGCGAGGCAAGTGGTCGAACGCATTGATGTGAAGGTCTCGGGAACTGAAAGGGCAAAGGTTGCTCTCGTTGCGGATACAAAGCTGGAAAAATCGGTTGATGGCGTGAAGGTGACGATGAAGCCGAGTGCGAAGATCGAGGCGGGACAGGAACTGACGCTTGATTTCGCGGTCTTTGACGCGAAAACCGGAAAGCCCGCGACCGATCTGCAAAATTACCTGGGCGAACTGGCGCACTTCGTCATCATTAGTGAAGACCTCGTCGATTTCGTCCACGCACACCCGATAGCGAAAGGCGAAAAGATGGACGGGATGAAGATGGACGGCGATAAGAAAGAAAAAGATCACAATGCCGACGGCCATTCGCACGGGGCAGATTCGAAAGACCCGAAAAAACCAAGTGCTTACGAGGTTTCGGCTCATACCGCGTTCCCACGGGCGGGGCTTTACAAGCTTTGGGCCCAGTTTCAACGTGGCGGGAAGGTTATCAGCGTTCCGTTTATCGTGAATGTTCCGGCAGGTTCGGCTAAACAGGTGAAGGCCGCGAACGTTCCTGCGGGAGCGACGAAGATCACTGTTTCATCTAAAGGCTACGAGCCGTCATCCGTTTCGTTCGTCAAAGGACAACCTGTTAAGTTAGCTTTCTATCGAGCCGATTCGGAGAATTGTGGCGGCGAGGTCGTCTTTGCCAAGCAAAAGATACGAAAGAAACTACCCGTCGGCGAGACAGTCCTGGTCGAATTCACGCCAACCGAAGCCGGCGAGATCGCATTCGCCTGCGGGATGGACATGTTGCGAGGAAAGCTGATCGTCGTTGAGCAATGA
- a CDS encoding efflux RND transporter periplasmic adaptor subunit, with protein MKRGSWNSENTVLSLQSQQAQSRAAAGQARTRLAQAQRELRRSQNLLEVGAVPRKRVEEAQTAVKVIDDEVTSAEKQVVLLGEQIKSAQAGQSIFRSPTVRQPMRNFPLISPITGIIDQIKATSGQQVASGAELLNIVNLSTVLLEAQVFEKDLTTVRESTRASFTSSALAGEVYTIGTADGDGRLVSIGQTVNEQTRTFPVIYEVKNPFNRLKDGNFIEITIDTSGDRKVLAVPKSAVVREQGETFVFVFDGGETFERRQIALGAEGADFYEIVSGLKEGDRVVIEGVYQLRTTQAGE; from the coding sequence TTGAAGCGCGGAAGTTGGAACTCCGAAAATACTGTCCTTTCGCTCCAGTCGCAACAGGCACAATCACGAGCTGCGGCCGGGCAAGCAAGGACGCGTCTCGCGCAGGCGCAGCGTGAACTTCGAAGATCGCAGAACCTTTTGGAAGTCGGGGCGGTACCGCGAAAACGTGTCGAGGAAGCGCAAACAGCCGTAAAGGTTATCGACGATGAAGTAACTTCGGCCGAGAAGCAGGTCGTTTTATTGGGCGAGCAGATCAAATCCGCCCAGGCCGGACAAAGTATTTTCCGCTCGCCTACGGTCAGGCAGCCCATGCGGAATTTTCCGTTAATATCGCCCATAACGGGAATAATCGACCAGATCAAAGCCACGAGCGGCCAGCAGGTCGCAAGCGGGGCCGAATTACTCAACATCGTCAATTTGTCCACCGTGCTTCTAGAAGCTCAGGTTTTTGAGAAAGACCTCACGACGGTTCGAGAATCCACACGGGCAAGCTTTACATCTTCGGCCCTGGCCGGCGAGGTCTACACAATTGGTACTGCTGATGGTGATGGGAGACTTGTTTCGATCGGACAAACCGTTAATGAACAGACGCGGACCTTCCCGGTCATTTACGAGGTCAAGAATCCATTCAACCGGCTTAAGGACGGTAATTTCATTGAGATCACCATCGACACAAGTGGAGACCGCAAGGTTTTGGCTGTTCCGAAATCAGCGGTTGTTCGCGAGCAAGGTGAGACTTTTGTGTTTGTCTTCGATGGTGGTGAGACGTTCGAGAGGCGTCAAATCGCACTGGGGGCCGAAGGTGCGGATTTCTACGAGATCGTATCAGGATTAAAGGAAGGCGATAGGGTCGTCATTGAAGGCGTGTATCAGCTTCGAACTACGCAGGCTGGTGAATAG